Proteins encoded by one window of Chryseobacterium aquaeductus:
- the ccoN gene encoding cytochrome-c oxidase, cbb3-type subunit I: protein METQKFSYDNSIVRAFLYATIVFGIIGFVFGLTAALMLFYPELPEFLFGTDDTTIKSLSSGDISGLISTNGAFGFGRIRMLHTTTVIFAFVCNIVYVGVYYSTQRLLKTRMYSDTLSWIHFWTWQLMIVATYITFFMGINTSKEYAEHEWPIDILIAVSWIIFGINMIMTIKKRRVRHLYVAIWFYLGTWVAVAMLHIFNNLEVPLSFTGWKSYSAYAGAKDAIVQWWYGHNAVAFVLTTPVLGLMYYFLPKAADRPVFSYKLSIIHFWSLIFVYIWAGPHHLQYTALPAWAQAVGTGFSIMLIAPSWGGMLNGLLTLRGAWDKVRENPILKFFVVAVTCYGMATFEGPLLATKNINKIGHFTDWVIGHVHLGALGWNGFMAFGVIYYLVPILWRTKIYSVKLANWHFWLGTLGIIFYAVPMYIAGFTQGLMWKQFNPDGTLLWKNWLDTVTAVIPYYKLRFLGGLFYLSGALLMVVNVYATVRKGSFQKEVPAEAPALANIGNKRKEGEGFHLWLERMPMLLTVLSLLTISIGSMVEIIPTLSLKKSVPTISAVKPYSPLELEGRDLYIREGCNACHSQMVRPFRDEIVRFNGKNGQYSKAGEFIYDRPFLWGSKRTGPDLHREGGKNPSSWHYKHMYNPRSTSAGSIMPRYPWLIANNLDRSKMVDKMKLMKNTFDVPYTKAQIDSADKWADNQAAKIVKDIYFEAADLKAEYAKRPDVKLEKKEIVALISYLQRLGTDIKTTEIKTASNN from the coding sequence ATGGAGACACAAAAGTTTAGTTATGACAACAGTATTGTTAGGGCATTCCTATACGCGACCATAGTTTTTGGGATTATAGGATTCGTATTTGGACTTACTGCAGCATTGATGCTTTTCTACCCTGAACTCCCTGAATTTTTGTTCGGAACTGATGATACGACCATTAAAAGTCTGTCATCCGGAGACATTTCGGGATTAATCAGTACGAACGGTGCGTTTGGTTTTGGGAGAATAAGAATGTTGCACACCACCACTGTGATCTTTGCATTTGTATGTAATATCGTTTATGTGGGTGTATACTACTCTACACAAAGGTTATTAAAAACAAGAATGTATAGCGACACGCTGTCTTGGATTCATTTCTGGACATGGCAGTTGATGATTGTAGCGACATACATTACATTCTTTATGGGAATCAACACCTCAAAAGAATATGCTGAGCACGAGTGGCCAATTGATATTTTGATCGCTGTATCTTGGATTATCTTCGGTATCAATATGATCATGACGATCAAAAAGAGAAGAGTAAGACACCTTTATGTTGCCATTTGGTTTTACCTTGGAACTTGGGTTGCCGTTGCAATGCTTCATATCTTTAACAATCTTGAAGTACCTTTATCATTCACAGGTTGGAAATCTTATTCTGCGTATGCAGGAGCAAAAGATGCCATCGTACAATGGTGGTACGGTCACAATGCCGTTGCATTCGTATTAACGACGCCTGTTTTAGGTTTGATGTATTATTTCTTACCAAAAGCAGCAGACAGACCTGTCTTTTCTTACAAATTATCGATTATTCACTTCTGGTCATTGATCTTCGTATACATCTGGGCTGGTCCTCACCACCTTCAGTATACTGCATTACCAGCTTGGGCACAGGCAGTGGGAACTGGTTTCTCAATTATGTTGATTGCACCTTCTTGGGGAGGAATGTTGAATGGTCTTCTTACACTTAGGGGAGCTTGGGATAAAGTAAGAGAAAATCCTATTTTGAAATTCTTCGTAGTTGCAGTTACTTGTTATGGTATGGCGACATTCGAAGGACCGCTTTTAGCAACAAAAAACATTAATAAAATTGGTCACTTTACAGACTGGGTTATCGGTCACGTACATTTAGGAGCATTAGGATGGAATGGTTTCATGGCATTCGGTGTTATTTACTATTTGGTACCAATCTTGTGGAGAACTAAAATATATTCAGTAAAATTAGCTAATTGGCATTTCTGGTTAGGTACATTAGGAATTATCTTTTACGCAGTACCAATGTACATCGCAGGATTTACACAAGGTCTAATGTGGAAGCAATTTAACCCGGACGGAACATTATTATGGAAAAACTGGTTGGATACTGTTACGGCAGTTATCCCTTACTATAAATTGAGATTCTTAGGTGGTTTATTTTACCTTTCAGGAGCTTTATTAATGGTAGTAAACGTTTATGCTACAGTTAGAAAAGGATCATTCCAGAAAGAGGTTCCTGCAGAAGCACCAGCTTTGGCAAACATCGGGAACAAACGTAAGGAAGGAGAAGGTTTCCACCTTTGGTTGGAAAGAATGCCGATGTTATTGACTGTGTTGTCTTTACTTACAATTTCGATAGGAAGTATGGTAGAAATTATCCCTACTTTATCATTGAAGAAAAGTGTACCGACAATTTCAGCAGTGAAGCCTTATTCACCTTTAGAATTGGAAGGAAGAGATTTATATATCCGTGAAGGTTGTAATGCTTGTCACTCTCAGATGGTAAGACCATTCAGAGATGAGATTGTAAGATTTAATGGTAAAAACGGACAGTACTCAAAAGCTGGAGAATTTATTTATGACAGACCTTTCCTTTGGGGATCAAAAAGAACTGGACCAGATTTGCATAGAGAAGGTGGTAAAAACCCAAGTTCTTGGCACTACAAACACATGTATAACCCGAGATCTACATCTGCAGGTTCTATCATGCCTCGTTACCCGTGGTTGATTGCCAATAATCTAGACAGATCTAAGATGGTTGACAAAATGAAGCTGATGAAAAATACGTTTGATGTGCCTTACACAAAAGCTCAAATTGATTCTGCAGACAAATGGGCAGACAACCAAGCTGCAAAAATTGTAAAAGACATCTACTTTGAAGCAGCTGACCTTAAAGCAGAATATG
- the ccoS gene encoding cbb3-type cytochrome oxidase assembly protein CcoS: MDILYLMILCSVSLAAVFLVVFIVNARKGQFEDDESPAVRILFDDEVREEKEDSGKKNGKEEIGENNKIEEKSE; encoded by the coding sequence ATGGATATTCTATATTTAATGATCTTGTGCAGTGTTTCTTTGGCTGCAGTTTTTTTGGTCGTTTTTATAGTAAACGCCAGAAAAGGACAGTTTGAAGATGACGAATCTCCTGCTGTAAGAATTCTTTTTGATGATGAAGTAAGGGAAGAGAAGGAAGATTCTGGCAAGAAAAACGGCAAAGAAGAAATAGGAGAAAATAATAAAATTGAAGAAAAAAGTGAATAG
- a CDS encoding heavy metal translocating P-type ATPase: MSENCFHCGQGIEKERISFDEKIFCCNGCKSVYEILNINNLTNFYELNKRAGIRPSDENFSQFDYLDSPEIFEKITDFSEGNTSLVTFKIPVIHCSSCIWLLESLHTLHNDIKYSQVNFTRKNLQISFNHNDLKLSELANFLTNLGYKPAISLETADKNEDNLDKSLLVKLAIAGFAFGNGMFLAFPEYIGGEDVWMEHYKGLFRFLMFMLSIPVVLYSASDYYKSAWYGLKNKIVNIDVPIVLGIFVLFGRSVYEVLTDYGPGYFDTLCGLLFFMLLGKMFQKRTYSSLSYDRDYKSFYPIAVTKVDFGGKQQNILLSEIKVGDRILVRNQEIIPVDAVLINGEGNIDNSFITGESESISKQPGDKIFAGGKQVGSSLELEVIKNVDQSYLTQLWNKEAFKKHETGLDTLINDISKYFTFIILGIAIISGIYWYFIDLEKMFQVISAILIIACPCALALSSPFTFGHIMRILGRNKFYVKDTLTIEKISKIDAIVFDKTGTITERKKTNIKFEGTEIPEFDLMNIKTLLKNSNHPLSKSLYDFIEIKDDYFPVENFVEISGKGYEAKIRGNLYKIGSAKYNNQESKNLETAVFISKNNEFLGKFIFKNEYRENLKNLFEKITQYKIFILSGDNSSEENQLKTIIPNVSSMAFNQSPEDKLNFIQNLQNNGMKVAMLGDGLNDAGALKQSNVGIAISDDTNSFTPSSDVIMNGEKVSDLDKYLNVCKGSMTIVKLTFVISFLYNIVGLSFAVTGNMSPLFAAILMPLSSITVITFTTLSTWILGRKYFRKTA; encoded by the coding sequence GTGAGCGAAAACTGTTTTCATTGTGGACAAGGCATAGAAAAAGAGAGAATTTCTTTTGATGAGAAAATTTTTTGTTGCAACGGCTGCAAATCGGTCTACGAAATTCTGAACATCAACAACTTAACCAATTTCTACGAACTCAATAAAAGAGCAGGAATACGCCCGAGCGACGAAAATTTTTCACAGTTTGACTATCTGGATTCGCCTGAAATTTTTGAAAAAATAACAGATTTTTCAGAGGGAAATACCAGTCTTGTCACTTTTAAAATTCCGGTGATTCATTGCTCGTCTTGCATCTGGCTTTTAGAAAGTCTTCATACCCTTCATAATGATATTAAATATTCTCAGGTCAACTTTACCAGAAAAAACTTACAGATTTCATTTAATCATAACGATCTGAAATTAAGCGAACTTGCTAATTTTCTGACTAATTTGGGTTACAAACCTGCCATCAGTTTAGAAACCGCCGACAAAAATGAAGATAATCTAGATAAATCTCTGTTGGTAAAACTTGCGATTGCCGGATTTGCTTTTGGAAACGGAATGTTTCTCGCATTCCCGGAATACATTGGTGGAGAAGACGTTTGGATGGAGCATTATAAAGGTTTATTCAGATTTTTAATGTTCATGCTATCAATTCCGGTGGTGCTCTACTCCGCTTCTGATTATTACAAATCGGCTTGGTATGGTTTAAAAAACAAAATCGTCAATATTGATGTTCCTATCGTTTTAGGAATCTTCGTTTTATTTGGAAGGAGCGTTTATGAAGTGCTAACAGATTATGGCCCAGGATATTTCGACACCTTATGCGGACTTCTGTTTTTTATGCTGTTGGGGAAAATGTTCCAGAAAAGAACGTACAGCTCGCTTTCTTACGACAGAGATTACAAATCTTTTTATCCGATTGCAGTTACCAAAGTTGATTTCGGTGGAAAACAGCAAAACATTTTGCTTTCTGAAATTAAAGTCGGCGACAGAATTTTGGTTAGAAACCAAGAAATTATTCCGGTTGATGCCGTTTTGATCAACGGTGAAGGAAATATTGACAACAGCTTTATCACAGGAGAAAGTGAAAGCATCAGCAAACAACCTGGCGACAAAATTTTTGCGGGCGGAAAACAAGTTGGCTCTTCTCTTGAGCTGGAAGTCATCAAAAATGTTGACCAAAGTTATCTTACCCAGCTTTGGAATAAAGAAGCGTTTAAGAAACACGAAACAGGATTAGACACGCTCATCAACGACATTAGTAAATACTTCACTTTCATCATTTTAGGCATTGCAATTATCTCGGGAATTTACTGGTATTTTATCGATTTAGAAAAAATGTTTCAGGTGATTTCTGCCATATTAATTATTGCTTGCCCGTGTGCTTTGGCACTTTCTTCGCCGTTTACTTTTGGGCACATTATGAGAATTTTAGGGCGAAATAAATTTTATGTTAAAGACACATTGACCATTGAGAAAATTTCAAAAATTGATGCCATAGTTTTTGATAAAACAGGAACCATTACAGAAAGAAAAAAGACCAACATTAAATTTGAAGGCACTGAAATTCCTGAGTTTGATCTAATGAATATCAAAACTTTACTAAAAAACTCTAACCATCCGCTTTCAAAATCTTTGTACGATTTTATTGAGATTAAAGACGACTATTTTCCTGTAGAGAATTTTGTTGAAATTTCAGGGAAAGGATACGAAGCCAAAATAAGAGGAAATTTATACAAAATCGGATCTGCAAAGTATAATAATCAGGAATCTAAAAATCTTGAAACTGCAGTCTTTATCAGCAAAAACAACGAATTTTTGGGTAAATTTATTTTTAAGAATGAATACCGGGAAAATCTTAAAAATTTATTTGAAAAAATCACTCAGTACAAAATTTTCATCCTGAGCGGAGACAATTCTTCTGAAGAAAATCAGCTCAAAACCATCATCCCGAATGTGAGCTCAATGGCATTCAACCAAAGCCCGGAAGACAAACTCAACTTTATCCAAAATCTACAAAACAACGGAATGAAAGTTGCGATGCTTGGAGACGGATTAAATGACGCCGGAGCATTAAAGCAAAGCAACGTAGGAATTGCTATTTCTGACGACACCAACAGCTTTACGCCTTCTTCAGACGTTATTATGAATGGTGAAAAAGTTTCAGATCTCGACAAGTATCTGAATGTTTGTAAGGGCTCTATGACGATTGTAAAATTAACATTCGTAATCAGTTTTCTTTACAATATTGTTGGATTGAGTTTTGCTGTTACAGGAAATATGTCGCCATTATTTGCGGCTATCTTAATGCCTCTAAGTTCGATCACAGTCATAACATTTACCACACTTTCAACCTGGATATTGGGTCGTAAATATTTTAGAAAAACAGCGTAA
- a CDS encoding Crp/Fnr family transcriptional regulator: MSQEKQIAIEERFAKVFNDKSFKERLSNTDFERYLGAKKKMSFQKHDIIFDDGEIPKGVYFLEKGAAKLSKSGSFGKDQILRFIKEGDIIGYRALLCGENFQAKAEAMTDVDCTFLPADVFMYLLEVDPQLSFIMLQKISYELGESSNTITFLAQKTVRERLAEILILLEQKLGTDPEGFIKISLTREEIANIIGTATESAIRLISEFKGDSLIEVDGRNIKILNHDKLMKLGHVVL, from the coding sequence ATGTCGCAGGAAAAACAGATTGCTATTGAAGAAAGATTCGCTAAAGTATTTAACGATAAATCCTTCAAAGAAAGGCTTTCCAATACTGATTTTGAAAGATACTTAGGTGCCAAAAAGAAGATGAGTTTTCAGAAACATGACATCATTTTTGATGATGGTGAAATTCCGAAAGGCGTCTATTTTTTAGAAAAAGGAGCTGCTAAACTTTCGAAGTCCGGTTCTTTTGGGAAAGATCAGATTTTAAGATTCATAAAAGAAGGTGATATCATTGGGTATCGTGCATTGCTTTGTGGTGAAAACTTTCAGGCAAAAGCTGAAGCGATGACCGATGTAGACTGCACTTTTTTACCTGCTGATGTTTTTATGTATCTTCTGGAAGTAGATCCTCAATTGTCTTTTATTATGCTTCAGAAGATTTCTTATGAATTGGGTGAGTCTTCTAACACGATTACATTCCTTGCGCAGAAAACGGTGAGAGAAAGATTGGCGGAGATTTTAATTCTTCTGGAACAAAAACTAGGTACAGATCCCGAAGGTTTCATTAAGATTTCTTTAACAAGAGAAGAAATTGCCAACATTATCGGAACTGCTACAGAAAGTGCAATAAGACTAATTTCCGAATTTAAAGGAGACAGCCTCATTGAGGTTGATGGCAGAAATATAAAGATTCTGAATCACGATAAACTCATGAAACTCGGGCACGTAGTTTTATAA
- the panB gene encoding 3-methyl-2-oxobutanoate hydroxymethyltransferase encodes MSVHSEIKRVTTETLRKMKFDKEKITMLTAYDFTTAKMVDAGGIDAVLIGDSAANVMAGFETTLPITLDQMIYHTQSVVRGIERALIVADLPFGTYQSNPDRALESAVRMMKEGGAHAVKIEGGKEISKSIKKIINAGIPVMGHLGLTPQSIYQFGTYKVRAKDEEEAEKLISDAQLLEDLGCFSVVLEKIPADLAKKVSESITIPTIGIGAGPDCDGQVLVYHDMVGMNKGFSPKFLRRYLDLYTEITGAVAQYVKDVKSSDFPNEKESY; translated from the coding sequence ATGTCTGTACATTCTGAAATAAAAAGAGTTACAACCGAAACCTTACGAAAAATGAAATTCGATAAGGAAAAAATCACGATGCTCACAGCGTATGATTTTACAACTGCAAAAATGGTTGATGCAGGAGGAATTGATGCGGTTTTGATCGGAGACTCTGCGGCGAATGTTATGGCAGGTTTTGAAACTACTTTGCCTATCACACTAGACCAAATGATCTATCATACCCAAAGTGTAGTACGCGGAATTGAAAGAGCTTTGATTGTTGCAGATTTACCTTTCGGAACCTATCAGAGCAATCCTGACAGAGCGTTAGAGTCTGCAGTGAGAATGATGAAAGAAGGCGGTGCACATGCCGTAAAAATAGAAGGAGGAAAAGAGATTTCAAAATCAATCAAAAAAATAATCAATGCGGGAATTCCTGTCATGGGACATTTGGGTTTAACTCCGCAATCTATTTATCAGTTCGGAACATACAAAGTAAGGGCTAAAGATGAGGAAGAGGCAGAAAAATTGATCAGTGACGCACAGCTTTTGGAGGATTTGGGATGTTTCTCTGTTGTTTTAGAGAAAATTCCGGCAGATTTGGCTAAGAAGGTTTCAGAGAGTATTACTATTCCTACGATCGGTATTGGTGCTGGTCCGGATTGTGACGGTCAGGTCTTGGTATATCACGATATGGTAGGGATGAATAAAGGTTTTTCACCTAAATTTTTAAGAAGATATCTTGATCTCTACACAGAAATCACAGGAGCTGTCGCACAATATGTAAAAGATGTGAAAAGTTCAGACTTCCCTAACGAAAAAGAAAGTTACTAA
- a CDS encoding RluA family pseudouridine synthase: MKEEQIVYEDNHLLVINKKVGQLVQGDKTGDESMLDSIKNFIKKRDDKPGNVFLGLVHRIDRPTSGLVIYAKTSKALSRLTQMVKNREIKKTYWAVVAKEMIPQSQRLVHYLKKNEKNNKAIIFTKVTDGAKESILTYQIVKTLDNYHLLEIDLETGRHHQIRAQLSKTGVPIKGDLKYGSPRSNPDGGINLHARKLEFIHPVTKENIEIIAQVPQNDAIWRACEDIID, encoded by the coding sequence ATGAAGGAAGAACAAATCGTCTATGAAGACAACCATCTTTTGGTTATTAATAAGAAAGTCGGTCAGCTAGTACAAGGTGACAAGACTGGCGATGAGTCTATGCTGGATTCTATAAAAAATTTCATTAAGAAAAGAGATGACAAACCGGGAAATGTATTTCTTGGTTTGGTTCATCGTATCGACAGACCGACTTCGGGTTTGGTGATTTATGCTAAAACTTCCAAGGCGCTTTCTCGCTTGACGCAAATGGTTAAAAATCGTGAAATTAAAAAAACGTATTGGGCCGTCGTGGCGAAAGAAATGATTCCGCAAAGCCAAAGACTGGTACATTATTTAAAGAAAAACGAAAAAAATAATAAAGCGATCATTTTTACCAAAGTGACTGATGGTGCAAAAGAATCTATTCTTACTTATCAAATTGTAAAAACCTTAGATAATTATCATCTTCTGGAAATTGATTTGGAAACAGGAAGGCATCATCAAATTCGTGCTCAGTTGTCTAAAACGGGAGTTCCTATAAAAGGGGATTTAAAATATGGTTCGCCACGTTCTAATCCCGATGGAGGAATTAATCTTCACGCAAGAAAGTTGGAATTTATTCATCCGGTGACAAAAGAAAATATAGAAATTATTGCTCAGGTTCCGCAAAACGATGCAATATGGAGAGCGTGTGAAGACATAATTGATTAA
- a CDS encoding fibronectin type III domain-containing protein yields the protein MKHFYKLFSFPEKAGVLLKSMTLLVVFLFGNLQSTNAQVGAYGFSQSSGTFTPIVGTNLGTATGNASATNLNSAVYPVTLPFSFIFNGTSYSALNVSTNGFVTFGATAPATTTTTPISGTVAYDGAISAWGRDISSFFNVAGTTGSISWETTGTAPNREVTIQWRNFRTNSATAVTTVFSFSFQIKLQETSNIIKIVYDSGSYLIGSTAVDLTAQIGLRGSTNADFKNRLNDDTVSFTNSTQGIANGSTQAFSTVDAIPGMPTAGLTYTFTPPTCFPPTNVLVNNILTTSANVSWTAPTSAPANGYDVYYSTSSAPPLNSVTPQYTGVTGVSQVITGLTQATVYYVWVRSVCSPSNVSEWSLLATFPSGCDPVATMFENFDSYDTGNIVPICWARIVGASNTAQSISSTSPASGTRHILQTTSTAANATIVVLPQFSNVNAGTHWLRFKARVASATGSLDVGYVTNITDATTFVNIQTINILNTSYAAQDSEYKVIVPNTVPANARLAIRNSGTSTIGHFYDDVYWEAKPSCISPTNISISNISPTSAQVQWTASVTPPANGYDIYYSTSDTPPTSSTSPLLTVNTGLFGVISPLTPVTTYYVWVRSRCSTTDFSAWSTQIVTFNSLCQPPTITATTGATVCPNNPATLTATSTGALKWHDAPTAGNVVGTGSSFTTPSLTATTPYYVSAANTTMGYVGLPAPISITGNSGVNSLGLIFDAIRQMTIETVDIYPLHATNTSGTVTIDLKDAANVTLQTVTVNVTVSPSGALNTVSLNFLVPAGTGYKLVVTGKSTTITSFLRESDTANFSYPYVFPGVCTITGTTTANFYYYLYNWKVSSICESARTMVTATVDSNCLSTSETDKKKNINVYPNPFSDVINIDRPELVKSIQITDLSGKLVRNNIKAESILRLNDLTAGMYILQLDMKDGSKQTIKIIKK from the coding sequence ATGAAACATTTTTACAAACTTTTTTCATTTCCGGAAAAAGCAGGAGTTCTCTTAAAAAGTATGACGCTGCTTGTAGTATTTCTTTTCGGGAATTTGCAATCTACAAATGCTCAAGTGGGAGCTTATGGATTTTCGCAATCGTCTGGAACATTTACTCCCATTGTTGGAACAAATTTAGGAACCGCAACCGGAAATGCTAGTGCTACCAATTTAAATAGTGCAGTATATCCTGTTACTCTTCCCTTTAGTTTTATCTTTAATGGAACCTCTTATTCGGCACTTAATGTATCTACAAATGGTTTTGTAACATTTGGTGCAACGGCTCCTGCAACCACAACCACTACACCAATATCTGGTACTGTTGCGTACGATGGCGCAATCTCGGCATGGGGTAGAGACATCAGTAGTTTTTTTAATGTCGCAGGAACTACAGGTAGTATCAGTTGGGAAACAACAGGAACTGCTCCTAATAGAGAAGTAACCATCCAATGGAGAAATTTCAGAACAAACTCTGCAACAGCTGTAACTACTGTTTTCTCTTTTTCTTTTCAAATTAAACTTCAAGAAACTTCAAACATCATAAAAATTGTTTATGATAGCGGTTCTTATTTAATAGGATCTACTGCGGTTGATCTGACGGCTCAGATTGGTCTTCGTGGTTCTACGAATGCTGATTTTAAAAATCGGTTGAATGATGATACAGTTTCTTTCACAAATTCTACTCAAGGTATTGCAAACGGCAGTACTCAAGCGTTCAGTACCGTTGATGCTATACCTGGAATGCCTACTGCAGGACTTACATATACTTTCACGCCACCTACTTGTTTTCCACCAACGAATGTTTTGGTAAACAATATTTTGACAACAAGTGCAAACGTATCTTGGACGGCGCCTACTTCTGCTCCTGCAAACGGATATGATGTATATTACAGCACTTCTAGTGCACCTCCGTTAAATTCAGTTACACCTCAATATACTGGAGTAACGGGAGTTTCTCAGGTTATCACTGGTTTGACTCAAGCTACCGTTTATTACGTTTGGGTAAGATCTGTTTGCTCACCATCAAATGTTAGCGAATGGAGCTTGCTGGCTACTTTTCCTTCCGGGTGTGATCCTGTGGCAACAATGTTTGAAAATTTTGACTCTTACGATACGGGTAACATTGTCCCTATTTGCTGGGCAAGAATTGTTGGAGCGTCTAATACAGCTCAAAGTATTAGCTCAACATCTCCAGCTTCGGGTACAAGACATATTTTACAGACAACTTCGACTGCAGCGAACGCTACAATTGTAGTGCTTCCCCAATTTAGCAACGTAAATGCCGGAACTCATTGGTTAAGATTTAAAGCAAGAGTTGCCTCTGCAACAGGTTCTTTAGATGTTGGTTATGTTACCAATATTACTGATGCTACAACGTTCGTCAATATTCAGACAATTAATATTTTAAATACTTCGTATGCTGCACAAGATTCAGAATATAAAGTTATTGTTCCGAATACAGTTCCAGCAAATGCGAGATTGGCTATCAGAAATAGTGGAACTTCAACTATAGGGCATTTTTATGATGATGTATATTGGGAAGCTAAACCTTCTTGTATTTCCCCAACCAATATCAGCATTAGCAATATCAGTCCAACTTCAGCGCAAGTACAATGGACGGCTTCTGTAACACCACCTGCAAATGGATATGATATTTACTATAGCACAAGTGATACACCACCTACTTCATCTACATCGCCACTCCTTACTGTCAATACAGGATTGTTTGGAGTTATTAGTCCATTAACACCTGTCACTACATATTATGTATGGGTAAGATCAAGATGTTCCACAACTGATTTCAGTGCTTGGTCAACCCAAATTGTAACATTTAATAGTTTGTGTCAGCCACCAACAATTACTGCAACAACAGGTGCAACGGTATGTCCAAACAATCCCGCTACACTTACGGCAACATCCACAGGTGCTCTCAAGTGGCACGACGCTCCGACTGCAGGTAATGTTGTAGGTACAGGATCTTCATTTACAACACCATCGCTTACTGCAACAACGCCATATTATGTTTCTGCAGCTAATACTACCATGGGTTATGTAGGATTACCAGCGCCAATCTCTATAACTGGTAATAGTGGTGTAAATAGCTTAGGTTTAATATTTGATGCTATTAGACAGATGACTATCGAAACGGTAGATATTTATCCGTTGCATGCTACTAACACTTCAGGAACTGTAACTATTGATTTAAAAGATGCCGCAAATGTTACTCTACAGACAGTTACTGTGAACGTAACTGTAAGTCCTTCGGGAGCTCTTAATACAGTATCATTAAATTTTCTTGTACCTGCTGGAACTGGTTATAAGCTTGTAGTAACAGGAAAATCAACTACTATTACTAGTTTTTTAAGAGAAAGTGATACTGCAAATTTCAGCTATCCATATGTGTTCCCTGGTGTTTGTACCATTACAGGAACGACGACAGCAAACTTTTATTATTATCTTTATAACTGGAAAGTATCTTCAATTTGCGAATCAGCAAGAACAATGGTAACTGCTACCGTAGACAGTAACTGTCTTTCAACTTCGGAAACAGATAAGAAGAAAAACATTAATGTTTATCCAAACCCCTTCTCAGACGTTATCAATATCGACAGACCAGAACTGGTAAAATCAATTCAGATTACAGATTTATCTGGTAAATTGGTAAGAAACAATATCAAAGCAGAATCTATTTTGAGATTAAATGATCTTACAGCTGGAATGTACATTCTACAACTTGATATGAAAGATGGTTCTAAACAGACGATCAAAATAATTAAAAAATAA